Within Agarivorans litoreus, the genomic segment CCTACTGGCGACGGTGATATCCTTACGGCTACAGAAAATGGTTACGGTAAGCGTACCAAGCTTGATGAGTACCCAGCGAAGAGTCGTGCCACTAAGGGTGTTGTTTCTATCAAGGTGAGTGAGCGTAACGGCCTGGTGGTTGGTGCGGTTCAGGTAACCGAAGCGCAAGAAATGATGCTAATTACCAATGGCGGTACCTTAGTTCGTACTCGCGTAAACGAAGTGTCTTTGGTGGGGCGTAATACCCAAGGTGTTACCTTAATCCGTACTTCTGAAGATGAAAAAGTGGTTGGTCTTCAGCGTATTGATGAAATTGAAGACGACGAGTTAGAAGAGCTAGCTGAAGGCGAGCAGACAACTGAAGTGAGTGATGCAACTCCAAGCGAGGATGCACCAAGTGCAGACGATGCTGGCGAAGCAGAGCCTGAACAGCAGTAAGCTATAAATATAAAAACAACGGGCGGCTTTTAGCCGCTCGTTTTAGTTTTAAAAGAATATATGAACCACTGAGTGGTCGCACACAACATAGAGTAAGAGATGTAGCATGGACAAAATCTATAACTTTTGTGCTGGTCCTGCGATGTTACCTGAAGCGGTAATGAAGCAGGCGCAAGCCGAGTTTTGTAACTGGCAAGGACTAGGTGTATCGGTGATGGAAGTTAGTCACCGTGGTAAAGAATACATTGCGATGGCTGCTGAGGCTGAGCAAGATCTTCGCGATTTGTTAAACATTCCTGATAATTACAAAGTACTGTTTTGCCAAGGCGGCGGGCGTGGTCAGTTTGCAGCTGCTCCCCTTAATCTTTTAGGTGATAAAAAGTCGATCAGCTTTATTACTACCGGTCAATGGTCTAAAAGCGCGGTTGCAGAGGGCGAAAAGCACGCTCATGCTAGCGTGTTTGATGCACTAAGTAGCAATCAACAAGGACAAATTAGCGTTAAACCAAGCGCTGAGTGGCAACTAGATAACGACGCGGCTTATGTTCATTACTGCCCTAATGAAACCATTGAAGGCATCGCTATTGATGAGATCCCCGATGTAGGCGATATGGTATTAGTAGGCGATTTCTCTTCAACGATTTTGTCGCAACCTATTGATGTAAGTAAGTTTGGCTTAATTTACGCAGGTGCGCAAAAGAACATTGGTCCTTCCGGTTTAGCCATTGCTATTGTGCGTGATGACTTACTCGATAAGGCTCACCCATTAACACCAAACATTTTTAACTACAGCGTATTAGCGGGAAGCGATTCCATGTTTAATACACCGCCTACTTATTCATGGTATTTGGCTGGTTTGGTGTTTAAATGGTTAAAGCAGCATGGCGGATTAACTGCTATGGCTGAGAAAAACGCGGCTAAAGCCGAGTTACTTTACTCCTATATTGATAGTAGTGACTTTTATCAGAATAACGTTGCTCCTGAAAACCGTTCTAAAATGAATGTACCTTTCCAGTTAGCGAATAGCGAGCTTGATGCTGCCTTTTTAGCCGAGTCTGCGGCGGCTGGATTAGTGACTCTGAAAGGCCACCGAATTGTCGGTGGTATGCGAGCTAGCATTTACAATGCAATGCCAATAGAAGGTGTACAAGCCTTGGTAGACTTTATGGCCGACTTTGCTCTGCGCAATCGCTAAGGAATTCCCATGACCTGTGATTTTCATGCTTTAGCCAATCAAGGCATACAAGGTTTACAGCCTTATCAGGCGGGTAAACCAACTGACGAGCTAGAACGCGAGTTAGGCATTAGTAACATTGTTAAGCTTGCCTCTAACGAGAACCCTTTGGGCATGAGTCCACAGGCCTTGGCCGCGATTGAACAAGCGACTAGGGAACTCACTCGTTACCCAGATTCAAATGGCTTTTATTTAAAGCAAGCGCTGGCGGATAAATACGGTTTGGCTGCTGAGCAATTTACCTTGGGTAATGGCTCAAATGATGTATTGGATTTAGTTGCTAGAGTATTTGTTAGCAGCGAGCACGAAGTGGTGTTCTCTCAACATGCTTTTGTTGTTTATCCTATAGTGACGCAAGCAATCGGTGCTAAAGCGGTGGTTGTTCCTGCTAAAGATTGGGGGCATGATTTAGATGCTATGGCTGAAGCGATTACTGATAAAACTCGTATGGTTTTCATCGCTAACCCGAATAATCCAACAGGTACTTTTCTTAGCAGTGATGTGCTCTACGGCTTTATGCAAAAGGTGCCAGAAAATGTAGTGGTGGTTT encodes:
- the serC gene encoding 3-phosphoserine/phosphohydroxythreonine transaminase, giving the protein MDKIYNFCAGPAMLPEAVMKQAQAEFCNWQGLGVSVMEVSHRGKEYIAMAAEAEQDLRDLLNIPDNYKVLFCQGGGRGQFAAAPLNLLGDKKSISFITTGQWSKSAVAEGEKHAHASVFDALSSNQQGQISVKPSAEWQLDNDAAYVHYCPNETIEGIAIDEIPDVGDMVLVGDFSSTILSQPIDVSKFGLIYAGAQKNIGPSGLAIAIVRDDLLDKAHPLTPNIFNYSVLAGSDSMFNTPPTYSWYLAGLVFKWLKQHGGLTAMAEKNAAKAELLYSYIDSSDFYQNNVAPENRSKMNVPFQLANSELDAAFLAESAAAGLVTLKGHRIVGGMRASIYNAMPIEGVQALVDFMADFALRNR
- the hisC gene encoding histidinol-phosphate transaminase is translated as MTCDFHALANQGIQGLQPYQAGKPTDELERELGISNIVKLASNENPLGMSPQALAAIEQATRELTRYPDSNGFYLKQALADKYGLAAEQFTLGNGSNDVLDLVARVFVSSEHEVVFSQHAFVVYPIVTQAIGAKAVVVPAKDWGHDLDAMAEAITDKTRMVFIANPNNPTGTFLSSDVLYGFMQKVPENVVVVLDEAYYEYLPDHEQAPSTSWLAQFSNLVVTRTFSKAYGLAGLRVGYAISSPEIADLLNRLRQPFNVNSLSLVAAAAALNDQQYLQQSVVLNQQGLAQLEAFFSENSISYIPSKGNFISFLAPSGDAQALYQQLLHKGVIVRPVGPYQMPGYLRVSIGTEQENQTFINALSQLIGTN